The following are encoded together in the Thalassomonas haliotis genome:
- a CDS encoding OsmC domain/YcaO domain-containing protein, with protein sequence MEIKVNYLDNLRIEAKFDEFSVIADQPIRYKGDGSAPSPFDYFLASSALCAAYFVKVYCAARDISTDNIRLSQNNIVDPEDRYNQIFQIQVELPESISEKDRQGILRSIDRCTVKKVVQTGPEFKVEAVESLEDDAQAMLMGHPEDDSSTYILGKDLPLEKTIANMTGILADLGMKIEISSWRNIVPNVWSLHIRDAASPMCFTNGKGATKESALCSALGEFIERLNCNFFYNDQFFGQEIASSDFVHYPNEKWFKPGENDELPQGILDDYCLGIYNPDGELRGSHLIDTNSGMVERGICSIPYVRHSDGKTVYFPSNLIENLFLSNGMSAGNNQHEAQVQCLSEIFERAVKKQIIEQEIVLPDVPMQVLEKYPGILAGIKGLEEQGFPVVIKDASLGGQFPVMCVTLMNPKTGGVFASFGAHPSFEVALERSLTELLQGRSFEGLNDVPKPTFNSMAVTEPENFVDHFIDSTGVISWRFFSAKQDYEFCEWDFSGSNAEENASLLAILKQLDKEVYIAEFNELGATACRILVPDYSEVYPVEDLIWDNTNKALQYREDILNIHALSDDALVSLVERLEESQLDAYIDIRTLIGIEFDENTVWGQLTILELKILIYLALGELEQAIELVEEFLQYNDNTVERGLFYQAVHTVLEIVLDEELELEHFIANLGRMFGEENMENVVGSVTGEVKFFGLTKTSMKLEGLDKHLRLVESYKKLHQARRLIAEKKAAE encoded by the coding sequence ATGGAAATCAAAGTTAATTATCTCGACAATCTTAGAATTGAAGCTAAGTTTGACGAATTTTCTGTTATTGCTGATCAGCCGATCCGCTACAAAGGCGACGGCTCAGCCCCAAGCCCGTTTGATTATTTCCTGGCTTCGTCAGCCCTTTGTGCAGCTTATTTTGTCAAGGTTTATTGTGCGGCCCGGGATATTTCTACCGACAATATCAGACTGTCGCAGAACAACATTGTTGATCCTGAAGATCGCTATAACCAGATTTTTCAAATTCAGGTGGAGTTGCCGGAAAGCATTTCTGAAAAGGATCGCCAGGGCATTTTAAGATCCATTGACCGCTGTACCGTGAAAAAAGTGGTACAAACCGGCCCCGAATTTAAGGTGGAAGCGGTTGAAAGCCTGGAAGATGATGCACAGGCTATGCTGATGGGACACCCGGAAGATGACTCCAGCACTTATATCCTGGGTAAAGATCTGCCGCTTGAGAAAACCATTGCCAACATGACCGGCATTTTGGCCGACCTGGGCATGAAAATCGAAATTTCTTCCTGGCGCAACATAGTGCCGAATGTATGGTCGCTGCATATCCGCGATGCCGCCTCACCTATGTGTTTCACCAATGGTAAAGGCGCAACCAAAGAAAGCGCCCTGTGCTCGGCATTAGGCGAGTTTATCGAACGCCTTAACTGTAACTTCTTCTACAACGACCAGTTTTTTGGCCAAGAGATTGCGAGCAGCGATTTTGTGCATTACCCGAATGAAAAATGGTTTAAGCCGGGGGAAAACGACGAATTGCCACAAGGTATTCTGGATGATTACTGCCTGGGCATCTACAATCCGGACGGCGAACTGCGCGGCTCACACCTTATCGATACCAACTCGGGTATGGTTGAGCGCGGCATATGTTCAATTCCCTACGTGCGTCACTCCGATGGTAAAACCGTATATTTCCCATCCAACCTGATTGAGAATTTATTCTTAAGCAACGGCATGAGTGCCGGTAATAACCAGCATGAAGCGCAGGTACAGTGCCTGTCGGAAATTTTCGAACGGGCAGTGAAAAAGCAAATCATTGAACAAGAAATTGTCCTGCCGGATGTACCTATGCAGGTACTTGAAAAATACCCGGGCATTTTAGCCGGTATTAAGGGCCTGGAAGAGCAGGGCTTTCCTGTGGTCATTAAAGATGCCTCATTGGGCGGCCAGTTCCCGGTGATGTGCGTTACCTTGATGAACCCGAAAACCGGCGGCGTATTCGCCTCTTTCGGCGCCCACCCAAGCTTTGAAGTGGCGTTAGAGCGCAGTTTGACCGAACTATTGCAAGGCCGCAGTTTTGAAGGCTTGAATGATGTGCCTAAGCCAACCTTCAACAGCATGGCGGTTACCGAGCCGGAAAACTTTGTTGACCACTTTATTGACTCAACCGGCGTGATCTCCTGGCGTTTCTTTAGTGCCAAGCAGGATTATGAATTCTGCGAGTGGGACTTCTCCGGCAGCAATGCTGAAGAAAACGCAAGTTTACTGGCCATTTTAAAGCAGCTGGACAAAGAAGTTTATATTGCCGAATTTAATGAACTGGGCGCCACCGCCTGCCGTATCCTGGTGCCGGATTATTCCGAAGTTTACCCGGTGGAAGACCTTATTTGGGACAACACCAACAAGGCACTGCAATACCGTGAAGATATCCTCAATATCCACGCATTAAGTGACGATGCCCTGGTAAGTTTGGTGGAGCGCCTGGAAGAAAGTCAGCTGGATGCTTATATCGATATCCGCACTTTAATTGGCATTGAGTTCGACGAAAATACCGTATGGGGCCAGCTAACCATTCTTGAGCTGAAAATTCTTATTTATCTGGCGCTTGGTGAGCTTGAACAGGCGATTGAACTGGTAGAAGAGTTCCTGCAGTATAACGACAACACGGTAGAGCGCGGTTTGTTCTACCAGGCCGTTCATACCGTACTTGAAATTGTCCTGGACGAAGAACTGGAGCTGGAGCACTTTATCGCTAACCTTGGCAGAATGTTCGGTGAAGAAAACATGGAAAATGTGGTTGGCTCGGTTACCGGTGAAGTGAAATTCTTTGGCCTGACCAAAACCAGCATGAAGCTTGAAGGCCTGGACAAGCACCTGAGACTGGTGGAAAGCTACAAAAAACTGCATCAGGCCCGCCGTCTTATCGCCGAAAAGAAGGCCGCTGAATAA
- a CDS encoding GlxA family transcriptional regulator — protein sequence MITDYVCLNQTLEQDFLNFLLDFYNQNKRIVAIGSGITVLAKAGLLNGQTVAADANGLEQQQLDFPLVNYCTDLIFSAEDNIYCCSASAAALQLGVHLVQIDFGIEVAANLAKKLHISPVWQESPSIKDKRYHSQCSKRLIEALEWAENNLDDIVSFDQLAYRACMSRRSFDRQFRAAFNQSPKEWLTQKRLNLAIRYLEDSALCIEEIADASGFGSAVNFRNNFRASLGISPTEYRSNLL from the coding sequence GTGATCACCGATTATGTTTGCCTTAATCAAACATTGGAGCAGGACTTTTTAAATTTTTTGCTTGATTTTTATAACCAGAATAAACGGATTGTGGCAATAGGCAGCGGCATTACTGTTTTGGCCAAAGCGGGTTTATTAAACGGACAAACCGTAGCCGCAGACGCCAATGGCCTTGAGCAGCAGCAGCTTGATTTTCCATTAGTAAACTATTGTACCGATCTTATTTTTAGCGCAGAAGATAATATTTATTGTTGCTCGGCTTCTGCTGCGGCACTTCAATTAGGAGTTCATTTAGTACAAATTGATTTTGGTATTGAAGTGGCGGCCAATCTAGCTAAAAAATTGCATATCTCACCCGTTTGGCAAGAATCGCCGAGTATCAAAGATAAACGCTATCATTCACAATGCTCTAAAAGGCTTATCGAAGCTCTAGAATGGGCGGAAAATAATTTGGATGATATTGTCAGCTTTGATCAACTGGCCTATCGCGCCTGTATGTCACGCCGCAGCTTTGACCGCCAATTTCGAGCCGCCTTTAATCAAAGTCCCAAAGAGTGGTTAACCCAAAAACGCTTAAACCTGGCAATACGTTATTTAGAAGACAGTGCGCTGTGCATTGAAGAAATTGCAGATGCTTCGGGTTTTGGCAGTGCTGTAAATTTCAGAAATAATTTTAGAGCCAGTTTAGGTATTTCACCTACCGAATATCGGTCGAATTTACTTTAA
- a CDS encoding radical SAM/SPASM domain-containing protein: MKNQTQTSTLNACYKPSFYNIVTAHPDEGKVILYNSLTGTRINVSNSVIDKPLSNWLQSGAAPMPVLTESLLSQLKKLGFIIDKERKEQDYIKKWQGGAKHNDKARSVTVVLTRKCNLGCHYCFQDKEQDDAKVNWRKVLDYIRSQAIPGGSLTVTWFGGEPTLKMKMIHEFSAEIIRYCQENDVHYVGGITTNGVRLGSEKVNQLIQDKVTEYQISIDGPDFIQEQRRPALNGTSTYDKILENIRLLISHKANIIIKVIIDTKNWHYVEQMFADLDAKKLLPYVKFAIQETESKFSSANYGCRFASLAEFAQVKLYLLSKLAAYGYPLSEPGKKATFCEATSPFATTIDMDGNLFRCSTEQENLVAQLDENNKQVWLNKEYEELFFTTELGTHDGCNSCKVLPICGGGCTIAAKNMANRQTCSFYKPGIDGYLRLLAGKTIDKPDIVPVVIEQVALG, translated from the coding sequence GTGAAAAATCAAACCCAAACATCTACCTTGAACGCCTGTTATAAACCGTCGTTTTATAACATAGTTACGGCGCATCCGGATGAGGGCAAGGTTATTTTGTATAACAGCCTCACTGGTACCCGTATTAATGTCTCAAACAGCGTGATAGATAAACCCCTGAGCAACTGGCTGCAATCCGGCGCAGCGCCCATGCCGGTATTAACAGAGTCATTGCTGTCCCAGCTGAAAAAACTCGGCTTTATTATCGATAAGGAAAGAAAAGAGCAAGACTATATCAAGAAATGGCAGGGCGGTGCTAAGCACAATGACAAAGCACGTTCGGTCACCGTTGTCTTGACCAGAAAATGTAATTTAGGCTGCCATTACTGCTTTCAGGATAAGGAGCAGGACGATGCCAAAGTTAACTGGCGCAAAGTGCTCGACTATATCCGCTCTCAGGCCATTCCTGGCGGCTCACTAACCGTAACCTGGTTTGGCGGTGAGCCTACGTTGAAAATGAAAATGATCCATGAGTTTTCAGCCGAAATTATACGTTATTGCCAGGAGAATGATGTGCATTATGTCGGAGGTATCACCACCAATGGCGTCAGGCTTGGTAGTGAGAAAGTTAACCAACTGATCCAGGATAAAGTCACGGAATATCAAATCTCGATAGATGGGCCTGATTTTATTCAGGAGCAGAGGCGACCGGCACTTAATGGCACTAGCACCTATGACAAGATATTGGAAAATATCCGCCTGCTTATCAGCCACAAGGCCAATATCATTATCAAGGTGATCATTGATACCAAAAACTGGCACTATGTTGAACAAATGTTTGCCGATCTTGATGCTAAAAAGTTACTGCCTTATGTAAAGTTTGCCATTCAGGAGACCGAGTCAAAATTCTCATCCGCCAATTATGGCTGTCGGTTCGCCAGTCTTGCCGAGTTTGCCCAGGTAAAATTATACCTGCTAAGTAAGCTGGCAGCTTATGGCTATCCATTGTCTGAACCCGGGAAGAAAGCGACTTTTTGTGAAGCGACCAGCCCTTTTGCCACGACAATTGATATGGACGGTAATTTATTTCGTTGTTCTACCGAGCAGGAGAACCTGGTTGCCCAGCTTGATGAAAATAACAAGCAGGTATGGCTGAATAAGGAGTATGAAGAGCTGTTTTTTACCACCGAGCTTGGTACTCATGATGGCTGTAATTCCTGTAAGGTGCTGCCCATTTGCGGCGGCGGCTGTACTATTGCGGCCAAAAACATGGCCAATCGACAGACCTGCTCTTTTTATAAACCGGGGATAGATGGCTATTTACGCTTATTGGCGGGAAAAACCATTGATAAACCAGATATTGTGCCTGTTGTTATTGAGCAGGTTGCCTTAGGGTAA
- a CDS encoding radical SAM/SPASM domain-containing protein, whose translation MAKSSFNVEIEEASGQKYILNTYSRALVKISDSLHQEYMQDEVLSDAAYQALKRAGILVDDKAVQQQQAYQAFEREQSHSRQLNLVIPLTNACNLGCSYCYQVIHGDFRGEDKIKLKPWNDASIEALVNFVEQQLKDDQFDEVRLRWYGGEPLIRLDLIEKIGLGIKQVCARLDKKLSGMAVTNGTLLKDKAVKILKQVNIDRLEISLDGPPQTHNLLRPKALGKGSYDEVLAGILNGAKHFELIVFRVNLHTKNVEQVEQWLEAIADDIRLPNLYHKYKLVEGDDTNQFGWHNYTKLSERLINKAKSLGLKHLQPNLSTELCPAIRNNYFIVQSDLKLYKCPQNLGSDDNVGVIARAGDHSLNDTAKHWAEYSVEKDQRCTSCNHLPACNGGCPYNEIMGKINNKSMEQYSREENCCREKSNPNIYLERLL comes from the coding sequence ATGGCTAAATCAAGCTTCAATGTTGAAATAGAAGAAGCGTCGGGACAAAAGTACATTCTTAATACTTATTCACGCGCCCTGGTAAAAATCAGCGATTCTCTTCATCAGGAATATATGCAGGATGAAGTACTGTCTGATGCTGCTTATCAAGCGTTAAAGCGTGCCGGCATTTTAGTGGACGACAAAGCCGTTCAGCAGCAGCAAGCCTATCAGGCATTTGAAAGAGAGCAAAGTCATAGCCGACAGCTGAATTTGGTGATCCCGTTAACCAATGCCTGTAATCTGGGCTGCTCCTATTGCTATCAGGTTATTCATGGCGATTTCAGGGGGGAAGATAAAATTAAGCTCAAACCCTGGAATGATGCAAGTATTGAAGCCTTGGTTAACTTTGTTGAACAGCAGCTCAAGGACGATCAGTTTGATGAAGTCAGGCTCAGATGGTATGGCGGCGAGCCGTTAATCCGCCTGGATTTGATTGAGAAAATCGGCCTTGGTATTAAGCAAGTATGTGCCAGGCTCGATAAAAAACTTTCAGGCATGGCCGTCACCAATGGCACCTTACTCAAAGACAAAGCGGTTAAAATATTAAAGCAGGTTAATATTGACCGGCTTGAAATATCCTTAGATGGTCCGCCACAAACCCATAACCTGCTCAGGCCAAAAGCATTAGGCAAAGGCAGTTATGACGAGGTGCTTGCCGGTATCTTGAACGGCGCCAAGCATTTTGAGCTGATTGTCTTTCGCGTTAATTTGCATACTAAAAATGTAGAGCAGGTCGAGCAATGGCTGGAAGCCATAGCGGATGATATTCGCCTGCCCAACCTTTATCATAAATATAAATTAGTTGAAGGTGACGACACCAATCAGTTTGGCTGGCATAACTATACCAAGCTTTCTGAACGCCTGATCAATAAGGCTAAAAGCCTGGGCTTAAAACACCTGCAACCTAATCTTTCTACCGAACTTTGCCCGGCTATTCGCAATAACTATTTTATTGTCCAGTCTGATTTAAAACTCTACAAATGCCCGCAGAATTTGGGATCAGATGATAATGTCGGCGTTATTGCCCGGGCGGGGGATCATTCCTTAAACGACACGGCGAAGCATTGGGCCGAATACAGTGTTGAAAAAGATCAACGCTGTACCAGCTGCAATCACCTGCCGGCGTGTAATGGCGGCTGTCCTTATAATGAAATTATGGGGAAAATAAATAATAAGAGCATGGAACAATATTCCAGAGAGGAGAACTGCTGTCGTGAAAAATCAAACCCAAACATCTACCTTGAACGCCTGTTATAA
- a CDS encoding radical SAM/SPASM domain-containing protein — translation MVEPIESKYNYKFTGSDGKRLICNGISGTIIEEPKLKLTADELSASTRSFLYNHYFINQGQDELSLLQQRNQALDKRTRGLELTVSMHGECNFRCTYCFQDFVNEKFADAEQDRLLQYVEENLVPTEPIAIHFFGGEPLLAWKELTRLNHALMVLAQKYDCPYSYYITSNGSLLTDEKVDYLSRHNVRHVKVTLDGPAHIHDQRRLKTGKNKDSFEVIINNLAQAIKKIPIVIRINLDQKNYAHIPELLDIMKQRLIPQNGRLLIDYNLVYDADAGKMEKLSYDDLNDLQQLTLDKGIELGMTPLQKNRYCKFNSPKSRLVDTKGELYVCHKSTKLGMGSLPEVVSPDTDLAIAISNENDVVKDVFYQMNPHCSDCIYLPMCGGGCSFLSMKDGKPSCPAWTRNVEKYLRTQYANKQLKQQRANIIPTVEVRAHG, via the coding sequence ATGGTTGAACCTATCGAGTCGAAATATAATTATAAATTTACAGGTAGTGATGGCAAAAGATTAATATGCAATGGCATTTCCGGGACCATAATTGAAGAGCCCAAACTAAAGCTTACCGCAGATGAGCTTTCAGCCAGCACCCGTTCATTCCTATATAATCATTATTTCATTAACCAGGGACAGGATGAACTTTCTTTACTGCAACAGAGAAACCAGGCACTTGATAAACGAACTCGCGGCCTGGAGTTAACAGTAAGTATGCATGGCGAATGCAACTTTCGTTGTACCTATTGTTTTCAAGACTTTGTTAATGAAAAATTTGCTGACGCCGAACAAGACAGGTTATTGCAATACGTAGAGGAAAACCTGGTACCCACAGAGCCGATAGCCATACACTTTTTTGGCGGAGAGCCGCTACTGGCCTGGAAAGAATTAACACGTTTGAACCATGCCTTGATGGTATTGGCACAAAAATATGACTGCCCCTATAGCTATTACATTACCTCAAACGGCAGCCTGTTGACGGATGAAAAAGTTGACTATCTTAGTCGGCACAATGTCCGCCATGTTAAGGTTACTCTAGACGGGCCTGCACATATTCATGATCAGCGCCGTTTAAAAACAGGTAAAAATAAAGACTCCTTTGAGGTGATCATTAATAACCTGGCTCAGGCGATTAAAAAGATCCCCATAGTGATCAGGATCAATCTTGATCAAAAAAACTATGCCCATATCCCGGAATTGCTCGATATCATGAAACAGCGCCTGATCCCGCAAAACGGCCGGTTACTGATTGATTACAATTTAGTTTATGACGCTGATGCCGGAAAAATGGAAAAGTTAAGCTACGACGATCTTAATGACTTACAGCAACTGACGCTGGATAAAGGCATAGAGTTGGGCATGACCCCGCTGCAAAAAAACCGCTATTGCAAATTTAATTCGCCAAAATCTCGCCTGGTTGATACCAAAGGTGAGCTCTATGTTTGCCATAAAAGCACTAAGCTTGGCATGGGCAGTTTGCCCGAGGTGGTGTCGCCGGATACGGATCTAGCTATTGCAATAAGCAATGAAAATGATGTGGTAAAAGATGTGTTTTATCAGATGAACCCGCATTGCAGCGACTGCATTTATCTTCCTATGTGTGGCGGCGGTTGTAGCTTTTTGTCAATGAAAGATGGCAAACCCTCATGCCCGGCATGGACCAGGAATGTTGAAAAATATTTACGCACCCAATATGCCAATAAACAACTCAAGCAGCAAAGGGCCAATATCATTCCAACGGTCGAGGTGCGTGCTCATGGCTAA